In Mercurialis annua linkage group LG6, ddMerAnnu1.2, whole genome shotgun sequence, the following are encoded in one genomic region:
- the LOC126687858 gene encoding histidine kinase CKI1, translated as MACFKSAIVLTLVISCRFLTSIRIAMYSNVALFLYNVCFPAFSCTLPANLYTQLEIWVWMLWCGYEREKKGRKTIGVLLLPSIVIPWWYQIIQHMKNKVDLNAHRFRSGLLSEIDNTAKLLAPINSSATNLARILSSSLNGSDLSQFEIENKVAPILFQTFSVVPHISQISYLGLQGSVFAYYRDGNEIYAVYSNSSTGLNLLINCTCYKQFVDHDTGKLQGDTSKSAVNILANSSWIEQALTSPNGYASIGNGWNSAQDVLFLNSVGLLGQGVISLGFPLKALINFFNAIDIHGGSLYLATLNGDVIADGLPNTRIIVAGKSVSFSLMNLNGDHIGYTDSASCIPHNGMLRPTTLNIEEAKFTAYCSQLEIMGVPSVYAILFPYGGLVSTVNKSTRLALILLTVMIAAVFISVVSFILLMMRAASREIHLCSSLIKQMEATQQAERKSMNKSLAFASASHDIRAALAGITGLIEISYDQDSRYELQTNLRMMDDCAKDLVGLLNSILDTSKIEAGKMQVESEEFDLANMLEDVVDLFHPVGMKKGVDIVLDLCDGSAFKFSCVKGDRGKLKQVLYNLLSNAVKFTSEGHVSVRAWVRKRNLENEIIASSQEGLWNHCCCWFMEHKQDNNDVENKNSIKQNPNCMEFVFEVDDTGVGIPKDEQKSVFENFVQVKETALGQGGTGLGLGIVQSLVRLMGGEIGIVDKENRERGTCFRFNTFLITSEVHSANDTRSDIEMGKDFVTNSPQLTVRVSTPSLTSCSNSPRLSKLGSTPKINGSLVVILIQNTERLRIVQKFVEGLGIKALAVTKWQHLSSMLTKIKSKQTVSPYSSSGKSDYGSRNDMSGSKSKKGIPLSTLDGTEQKTAYHRSSSILKGSPSFTLLVIDTSSGPFEELCRAVSEYKAGFSSSCCKVVWLDKPISGSINRYGLEGSMIDSDDEVLHKPLHGSRLHQVLRFLPEFGGNLCHEVSPSIHHRRKGVKDHGSSSSVNLQHKEISGNSPQERNMARTEKQNSNKPLNGLRFLVAEDSIQVRRVAEKQLSRLGASVMVCEDGDKAVELVRRGLQDQRKHGVPPYDCILMDCEMPGMNGYEATRAIRLEERSYDIRMLIIAFSADDDKKDEYEESGMDGHLSKVLKIDELLKAIGKKASD; from the exons ATGGCTTGTTTCAAATCTGCAATTGTTCTGACTCTTGTCATATCAT GTCGCTTCTTGACCAGCATTCGCATTGCAATGTACTCAAATGTGGCTCTGTTTCTTTACAATGTGTGTTTTCCTGCATTTTCTTGTACG TTGCCGGCCAATCTTTACACTCAACTCGAGATCTGGGTGTGGATGTTATGGTGTGGCTATGAACGTGAAAAGAAAGGGAGAAAG ACAATTGGAGTTCTGCTACTTCCAAGTATAGTTATTCCATGGTGGTATCAAATCATTCAACACATGAAAAACAAGGTTGATCTGAATGCTCATCGGTTTCGCTCCGGATTGTTGTCTGAAATCGACAACACAGCTAAGTTATTAGCTCCAATCAACTCTTCTGCAACAAATTTAGCCCGAATTTTGAGTTCATCTCTCAACGGAAGTGATCTTTCTCAGTTTGAAATCGAAAATAAG GTAGCTCCAATTTTGTTTCAAACATTTTCAGTAGTTCCTCACATTTCGCAGATTTCATACCTTGGACTGCAAGGTTCTGTTTTCGCCTACTACCGCGATGGAAATGAGATTTATGCAGTATACAGCAACTCTTCAACAGGCTTAAACCTACTGATAAATTGCACTTGTTATAAGCAATTTGTAGATCATGACACAGGAAAACTACAAGGAGATACAAGTAAATCCGCCGTTAACATTTTGGCTAACTCGAGTTGGATTGAACAAGCTTTAACTAGTCCTAACGGGTATGCCTCTATAGGAAATGGATGGAATAGTGCTCAAGATGTTCTGTTTCTTAATTCTGTAGGTTTACTTGGGCAAGGGGTTATCTCATTAGGGTTTCCACTTAAAGCATTGATCAATTTCTTCAATGCAATAGATATCCATGGTGGAAGCTTGTATCTAGCTACTCTAAATGGAGATGTAATTGCAGATGGGCTACCGAACACTCGCATAATAGTTGCCGGAAAATCAGTTTCCTTCAGCTTGATGAATTTGAATGGTGATCATATAGGTTATACAGATTCGGCTTCATGTATACCTCATAACGGCATGCTCAGACCTACAACTTTGAACATCGAAGAGGCTAAGTTCACAGCTTACTGCTCTCAACTCGAAATCATGGGAGTGCCATCG GTGTATGCAATCCTTTTCCCGTACGGTGGATTAGTGAGTACAGTCAACAAGAGCACTAGATTAGCTCTCATTCTACTGACTGTAATGATTGCTGCTGTCTTCATTTCAGTTGTGAGTTTCATATTGTTAATGATGAGGGCTGCAAGTAGAGAGATTCACTTATGTTCATCATTGATAAAACAAATGGAAGCAACTCAACAAGCAGAACGAAAAAGTATGAATAAGAGTCTCGCTTTTGCTAGTGCGAGCCATGATATTCGAGCTGCCCTAGCTGGCATTACCGGTTTGATCGAGATAAGCTATGATCAAGATTCGCGGTATGAGTTGCAGACAAATTTACGCATGATGGATGATTGTGCTAAGGACCTTGTAG GATTGTTGAATTCTATTTTGGATACGAGCAAAATTGAAGCCGGAAAAATGCAGGTTGAATCAGAGGAATTTGATTTAGCCAACATGCTTGAAGATGTAGTTGATTTGTTTCATCCTGTAGGCATGAAGAAAGGCGTAGACATCGTGTTGGATCTCTGCGACGGATCTGCTTTTAAATTCTCTTGTGTAAAAGGTGACAGAGGAAAGCTGAAACAAGTCCTCTATAATTTGCTGAGCAATGCTGTTAAGTTTACCTCTGAGGGACATGTATCTGTTCGAGCTTGGGTGAGAAAGCGCAATTTGGAGAATGAAATTATAGCTTCGAGTCAGGAAGGATTGTGGAATCATTGTTGTTGCTGGTTTATGGAGCATAAACAAGATAATAATGATGTGGAAAACAAGAATTCAATAAAGCAAAATCCTAATTGTATGGAATTTGTGTTTGAAGTGGACGATACAGGCGTAGGAATACCGAAAGATGAGCAAAAGTCGGTTTTTGAAAACTTTGTTCAAGTCAAGGAAACAGCTCTTGGTCAAGGAGGCACTGGCTTGGGACTTGGAATTGTTCAATCTTTG GTACGTTTGATGGGCGGAGAAATTGGAATCGTTGATAAAGAGAACAGAGAGAGGGGAACATGCTTCAGGTTCAATACTTTTCTTATTACATCCGAGGTTCATTCAGCTAATGATACAAGGAGTGACATTGAAATGGGAAAGGATTTTGTAACCAATAGCCCACAGCTGACTGTTAGAGTTTCTACTCCTAGCCTGACTAGTTGTTCGAACAGTCCCCGATTGTCTAAACTAGGTTCTACACCGAAAATCAACGGATCCCTTGTCGTGATCTTGATTCAGAATACAGAAAGACTAAGAATTGTGCAGAAATTTGTTGAGGGCTTGGGGATAAAAGCATTGGCTGTGACCAAATGGCAACATCTTTCGTCTATGCTGACGAAAATTAAATCTAAGCAAACTGTTTCGCCTTACAGTTCTTCAGGAAAATCAGATTATGGTTCAAGGAACGATATGTCTGGCAGTAAATCAAAGAAGGGTATTCCTTTGAGTACCTTGGATGGGACGGAACAAAAAACAGCTTATCATAGAAGTAGCAGCATTCTTAAAGGTTCTCCAAGCTTTACATTACTTGTGATTGATACTAGTAGTGGACCATTTGAAGAACTCTGCAGAGCTGTAAGTGAATATAAGGCTGGTTTTTCCTCTTCTTGCTGCAAAGTTGTTTGGTTGGATAAACCGATTTCAGGTAGCATTAATCGTTATGGCCTTGAAGGCAGCATGATTGATTCAGATGATGAAGTCTTGCACAAGCCCTTGCATGGTTCTCGCTTGCATCAGGTACTCAGATTTCTTCCAGAATTTGGAGGTAATTTGTGCCATGAAGTTTCCCCGTCGATACATCATCGAAGAAAAGGTGTTAAAGATCACGGATCATCGTCTTCCGTTAATCTGCAGCATAAAGAAATATCAGGAAACTCACCTCAAGAAAGGAATATGGCAAGAACTGAGAAACAAAATAGTAACAAACCTTTGAATGGGTTGAGATTCTTAGTTGCTGAAGATAGTATACAGGTGAGGAGGGTGGCTGAGAAACAGCTTTCTCGACTCGGTGCCTCTGTTATGGTTTGTGAAGATGGAGATAAAGCTGTAGAGCTAGTCCGTCGCGGTCTACAAGATCAAAGGAAACATGGAGTGCCACCTTATGACTGTATTTTAATGGACTGTGAG ATGCCAGGTATGAATGGCTATGAAGCGACAAGAGCGATAAGATTAGAGGAGAGATCGTACGACATTCGAATGCTGATTATAGCATTCTCAGCTGATGATGATAAAAAAGATGAGTATGAGGAGTCAGGCATGGATGGCCATTTGAGCAAAGTATTAAAGATAGATGAATTGCTGAAAGCCATCGGAAAGAAGGCGTCTGATTAG
- the LOC126687137 gene encoding pentatricopeptide repeat-containing protein At3g62470, mitochondrial-like: MFRTLKKPFELNQSQISQSIKSYISNGNAFAAEKLLSLQREKGQRTGGGGGREQVRVSYRSFMPLSGLFNYSTYYSVNHSHYQVPFLLPYSSSLHYLQELPLPLAFRGFSSDTEFSYDDDDNHEDDDKCESIGEDVSSNADPVEVDRVCKVINELFALDRNMEAVLDECGIVLSHDLVIDVLERFRHARKPAFRFFCWAGQKQGFVHDPRTYNSMMRILAKTRQFETMVSMLEEMGEKGVLTMDAFMIAMRAFAAAKERKKAVGMFELMKKHKYKVGVEIINSLLDSLGRAKLGKEAQTIFGKLEGRFTPNLRTYTVLLNGWCTVKNLMEAGRVWNEMIDKGFKPDIIAHNIMFEGLLRSKQRSDAMKLFMLMKAKGPMPDVHSYTVLIRYLCKQSKMDEAVEYFEEMVNFGCEPDAAVYTCLITGFGNQKRMDVVYDLLKEMKEKGCPPDGRTYNALIKLMASRKMPDDAGRIYKKMIQSGIEPTIHTYNMIMKSYFQTRNYEMGRAVWDEMNRRGFCPDDNSYTVLIGALINQGRSGDACKYLEEMIEKGMKAPQLDYNKFGSDLSRGGNPVILEELAEKLKLAGKYVVSDVLASWAEMMKKRVKGRDLA; the protein is encoded by the coding sequence ATGTTTCGCACACTGAAAAAGCCCTTCGAATTGAACCAATCGCAAATTTCGCAGTCAATTAAGTCTTATATCAGTAACGGCAATGCCTTCGCCGCCGAGAAGCTTCTCAGTTTACAACGGGAGAAAGGACAACGAactggaggaggaggaggaagagAGCAAGTGCGGGTTTCTTATCGTAGCTTTATGCCCTTGTCTGGTTTGTTTAATTATTCTACTTATTATAGTGTCAATCATTCTCATTATCAAGTTCCATTTCTTTTGCCATACTCCTCTTCACTCCATTATTTACAAGAATTACCACTGCCATTAGCTTTTAGAGGTTTTTCTAGTGATACTGAATTTAGTTATGATGATGACGATAATCACGAGGATGATGATAAATGTGAAAGTATTGGTGAAGATGTTAGTTCTAATGCGGATCCTGTGGAGGTTGACAGAGTGTGCAAGGTGATCAATGAATTGTTCGCGTTAGATCGCAACATGGAGGCTGTTCTTGATGAATGTGGAATCGTTTTGTCGCATGATTTAGTGATTGATGTGTTGGAGAGATTCCGTCATGCTCGAAAACCGGCGTTTCGGTTCTTCTGTTGGGCAGGGCAAAAGCAGGGTTTTGTGCATGACCCGAGGACTTATAATTCGATGATGAGGATACTTGCGAAGACCAGACAGTTTGAGACGATGGTTTCGATGCTGGAAGAAATGGGGGAGAAAGGGGTTTTGACGATGGACGCGTTTATGATTGCTATGAGAGCCTTTGCTGCTGCTAAGGAGAGGAAAAAGGCTGTTGGGATGTTTGAGTTAATGAAGAAGCATAAATATAAAGTTGGTGTTGAGATTATCAATTCTTTGCTCGATAGTCTTGGTAGAGCTAAGCTTGGAAAGGAAGCTCAAACGATTTTCGGGAAGTTAGAAGGGAGGTTTACGCCGAATTTGAGGACTTACACGGTATTGCTTAACGGTTGGTGTACTGTGAAGAATCTGATGGAGGCAGGAAGGGTTTGGAATGAAATGATCGATAAGGGGTTTAAGCCGGATATTATTGCACATAATATTATGTTTGAAGGGCTGTTAAGGAGTAAGCAAAGGTCTGATGCTATGAAATTGTTTATGCTCATGAAGGCTAAGGGCCCAATGCCTGATGTTCACAGCTATACAGTTTTGATTCGTTATCTATGCAAGCAATCGAAGATGGATGAAGCAGTCGAATATTTTGAGGAGATGGTTAATTTTGGGTGCGAGCCAGATGCTGCAGTTTATACATGTTTGATCACCGGGTTTGGAAATCAGAAGAGGATGGACGTGGTTTATGACTTGCTGAAGGAGATGAAAGAAAAGGGCTGTCCCCCTGATGGACGGACGTACAATGCTCTTATTAAGTTGATGGCCAGTCGAAAAATGCCAGATGATGCTGGGAGAATATACAAGAAGATGATTCAGAGCGGTATCGAACCTACAATTCATACTTATAACATGATCATGAAATCCTATTTTCAGACGAGGAACTATGAAATGGGTCGAGCAGTTTGGGACGAGATGAATCGAAGGGGTTTTTGCCCTGATGATAATTCTTATACTGTATTAATTGGCGCACTCATAAATCAAGGAAGATCGGGAGATGCTTGCAAGTACTTGGAGGAGATGATAGAAAAAGGAATGAAAGCTCCTCAGCTCGACTACAATAAGTTTGGGTCTGATTTATCGAGAGGTGGTAATCCTGTTATACTCGAGGAGCTGGCCGAAAAGTTGAAGTTGGCTGGAAAATATGTAGTCTCTGATGTTCTTGCAAGTTGGGCTGAGATGATGAAGAAAAGAGTTAAGGGAAGAGATTTAGCTTAA